Proteins encoded together in one Kwoniella shandongensis chromosome 3, complete sequence window:
- a CDS encoding methionine-tRNA ligase — MRPQIPRTLLSCRQARIRSIPAITFRLAQPTSTRYFPYSTTTSDTTPSTPVESSSKLPSLFTPTSDPATAKPFYVTTPIFYVNAAPHIGHLHSLLLTDVLARFSRLRHPTRKVLFATGTDEHGMKIQQAAKAKGIEEKAFCDDVSQRFRDLAQLANASHTDFIRTTEERHERAVQHFWEKLVASGDIYKGTHSGWYSVSDESFYAASQVTEREDGKMIALETGNEVVWEEEVNWKFRLSKYRGFLQEWLSKPESAHPNTVRLELIRQAQTLEDLSVSRPKSRVKWGITVPGDEDQTIYVWVDALINYVTVTGYPEGQEGWPADVHVVGKDIIKFHALHWPALLTSAGLEPPNRVIAHAHWTMGKSKMSKSKGNVVDPIDAMRNWSVDGVRWYLMRVGGSLTDDADYAPDQVEVHYRLLADQMGNLLSRISGAKMLKKATREFDPSSSEDRDVDLDGLLAGLRDDVESKMEGYMVNHACGAVLEVIMATNKLFTDLAPWSSADGTKAITYAYHSLRLASILLQPIIPSKAAEALDRLGVPEIERSWEDAVWSTSGGESLKTEEIVRRLQSGSDRWKGKGHLFPLPEKGHDSLVKTIA, encoded by the exons ATGCGGCCGCAAATACCGAGGACACTGCTATCTTGCAGACAAGCTAGAATTAGGTCGATCCCCGCAATCACGTTCAGGCTCGCCCAACCAACTAGTACTCGATATTTCCCCTATTCCACCACAACAAGCGATACGACTCCCTCTACACCCGTAGAATCCTCTTCAAAGCTCCCTTCGCTATTCACCCCTACTTCCGATCCTGCGACGGCCAAACCGTTCTACGTCACTACACCCATCTTCTACGTCAATGCAG CTCCGCATATCGGACATCTTCATTCCTTGCTGCTGACCGACGTCCTCGCACGCTTCTCTAGACTAAGACATCCTACACGCAAAGTGCTCTTTGCGACAGGCACAGATGAACATGGTATGAAGATCCAACAGGCTGCAAAGGCGAAAGGAATAGAAGAGAAAGCGTTTTGCGACGATGTCAGCCAAAGATTTAGA GACTTGGCTCAATTGGCAAACGCTTCACATACGGATTTCATACGGACGACGGAGGAGAGGCATGAGCGTGCAGTGCAGCATttctgg GAAAAACTCGTGGCCTCGGGTGATATCTACAAAGGCACACATTCAGGCTGGTACTCCGTTTCCGACGAATCGTTCTACGCAGCATCGCAAGTGAcagaaagagaagatgggaagatgatagCTCTTGAGACGGGGAACGAGGTggtttgggaagaagaggtgaatTGGAAATTTAGATTGTCAAAGTATAGAGGGTTTTTGCAAGAGTGGTTAAGTAAACcagaat CCGCCCATCCAAACACTGTACGATTAGAACTCATCCGTCAAGCACAGACCCTCGAAGATCTATCCGTCTCAAGACCGAAATCTAGAGTAAAATGGGGAATAACTGTACCAGGCGATGAAGACCAGACGATCTACGTATGGGTGGACGCTTTGATCAATTATGTTACCGTGACAGGTTATCCAGAGGGTCAAGAGGGATGGCCTGCTGATGTTCACGTTGTCGGAAAAGATATCATCAA ATTCCACGCTCTTCACTGGCCAGCGCTCCTCACTTCAGCAGGTCTCGAGCCACCTAACCGAGTCATCGCCCACGCACACTGGACGATGGGCAAATCGAAAATGTCAAAATCGAAGGGCAATGTCGTAGATCCTATCGACGCGATGCGGAACTGGAGTGTGGATGGTGTAAGATGGTATCTTATGCGAGTGGGAGGGAGTCTGACCGATGATGCGG ACTACGCACCCGACCAAGTGGAGGTTCATTACCGACTGCTAGCCGACCAAATGGGTAATCTACTATCCAGAATATCAGGCGCCAAAATGCTCAAGAAAGCGACGAGAGAGTTTgatccttcatcttcagaAGATAGAGATGTAGATCTAGACGGGCTTTTGGCAGGACTgagagacgatgtcgagagtAAGATGGAAGGATATATGGTCAACCATGCTTGTGGTGcggtgttggaggtgatCATGGCG ACCAACAAGTTATTCACCGACTTGGCACCATGGTCCAGTGCCGATGGTACTAAGGCCATCACATACGCTTATCACTCTCTCCGTCTCGCTAGTATTTTGCTCCAACCGATAATACCTTCCAAAGCTGCTGAAGCGTTAGATAGACTAGGTGTTCcggagatcgagaggagTTGGGAAGATGCGGTGTGGTCGACTAGTGGAGGGGAGTCGTTGAAGACCGAGGAGATTGTGAGACGGTTACAAAGTGGGAGCGataggtggaaagggaaaggacaTTTGTTCCCACTTCCAGAGAAAGGACATGATAGTTTGGTAAAGACGATAGCATGA